A genomic region of Haliotis asinina isolate JCU_RB_2024 chromosome 1, JCU_Hal_asi_v2, whole genome shotgun sequence contains the following coding sequences:
- the LOC137282549 gene encoding uncharacterized protein, translating into MLMRMLYSGIRRHLRVHNGFTAVPVRYYEDPHKGYRPYWNKGEGNYGSTLGKQNVLHVERARESILSLVKTIPFTDKDSAFNIAEYGAADGSTSMAIFGELLTTLKDHHGPNTQFQVIYEDLELNDFNSLFKRMSGIIPDPPSYLPEMDNVYILASGTNFYKQCLPSNSIHFMMSMISVHWLSRTPTTFKDSIYEDDQSCAEETAELHKQAELDWETFLLRRSRELKRGGLLVVSVCAEFEDRDTGQNRHTQSSFVGVLNEVWKEYSESGKISKDEFVNTNMSACYRTMKEVRKPFDDKTSPVSRSGLTLLSAEAAVNPDVFYNIWKEKKDKAGIDDREEFARMYVSAHRNWSNSTFMNGLSDSRSQEEKEQIVDGLYGDVKERLSRMNPKVFKDDGKMIYIVIRKK; encoded by the coding sequence atgcTCATGCGGATGCTCTATTCGGGAATCAGAAGACATCTACGAGTTCACAATGGATTTACAGCTGTCCCAGTGAGATACTACGAAGATCCTCATAAAGGATATCGCCCATACTGGAACAAAGGTGAAGGAAATTATGGATCAACACTCGGAAAACAAAATGTTCTACATGTCGAAAGAGCGCGAGAAAGCATTCTCAGCTTGGTCAAAACCATTCCGTTTACTGACAAGGACTCGGCCTTCAACATTGCCGAGTATGGTGCAGCTGATGGTTCCACTTCCATGGCCATTTTCGGGGAGTTGTTAACGACTCTGAAAGATCACCATGGCCCAAACACCCAATTCCAGGTCATCTATGAAGATTTGGAACTGAATGATTTCAATTCCCTCTTCAAACGTATGTCAGGGATCATCCCTGATCCCCCGTCCTACCTCCCAGAAATGGACAATGTCTATATTCTAGCTTCAGGAACAAACTTCTACAAGCAGTGTCTACCTTCAAACTCAATCCATTTCATGATGTCGATGATATCTGTCCATTGGCTGTCAAGGACGCCAACCACCTTCAAAGACTCAATTTACGAAGATGACCAGAGTTGTGCTGAGGAGACGGCTGAACTACACAAGCAGGCTGAGTTGGACTGGGAAACCTTCTTACTAAGAAGAAGTAGAGAACTAAAACGGGGAGGCTTACTTGTCGTAAGTGTCTGCGCTGAGTTTGAGGACAGAGACACTGGACAAAATAGACATACTCAGTCTTCCTTTGTGGGAGTACTGAATGAAGTATGGAAGGAATACAGTGaatctggaaaaatctccaaaGACGAGTTTGTCAATACAAATATGTCCGCTTGTTATCGCACCATGAAGGAAGTGAGAAAACCGTTCGATGACAAAACGTCACCCGTTTCCAGGTCTGGATTAACTCTCTTATCAGCTGAAGCTGCCGTGAACCCTGATGTATTTTACAACATTTGGAAGGAGAAGAAAGACAAAGCAGGAATTGACGACAGGGAAGAGTTTGCTAGGATGTACGTGTCCGCCCACAGGAACTGGAGCAACAGCACTTTCATGAATGGCCTCTCAGATTCCCGATCGCAGGAGGAGAAGGAGCAGATAGTTGATGGGTTGTATGGCGACGTGAAGGAACGTTTGTCAAGGATGAACCCCAAAGTATTCAAGGACGATGGGAAGATGATATATATCGTGATTAGAAAGAAATAG